One window from the genome of Dermacentor silvarum isolate Dsil-2018 chromosome 5, BIME_Dsil_1.4, whole genome shotgun sequence encodes:
- the LOC119454050 gene encoding uncharacterized protein LOC119454050, translated as MRRPDDAVTFKHAKSENGVEVLQDTIEITNSSSRTVHFRFADDPEFKFSPHAGFIAPQSTTVVIVTFFNVDGHCQPRRSSVVLRSIRVRSEDQQEVERLWKRTPTELIGEKRWKLQFEKDQLLATAPSTMPCTGREPLSSKATTGAGDGKWIANTAKTGKSRLPAATLATECGNWLLRFQLQFAVIVMGAVVLSAYYSWGIAKSRHAPDTPDSAHTRMSHSAEANKSSPPAATEATECARWLVLTELLLTVAVVMDAYLALWLVKSKKAPDVPDAPSLTDRSCSKTSLAASILPKRYKRLHGWLSTSWATYAANTSKSWLSAATRAVQCARRPLRSRRLLAVVVMCAVVPTAYHELWVAKSTHVQDAPDSAHTWTTYSSRSNQAIAAGSGSGSGMRRLAPSLAAAVGSRHYDWRLPRAVYTQVQASAGCATYAKFDRHRALTDLLLLCVLDARQHAKRHGFHSVEVDSRIMILVAAAIFLAALVLRSSSNATTCPPTKCPVKINRAKL; from the exons atgCGCAGACCGGACGATGCGGTGACGTTTAAGCACGCGAAAAGTGAGAATGGCGTCGAGGTTCTTCAAGACACCATTGAAATCACCAACAGCAGCAGCCGAACGGTCCACTTTCGG TTTGCGGACGACCCCGAGTTCAAATTCTCGCCGCATGCAGGCTTCATCGCGCCGCAGTCTACAACGGTTGTTATAGTGACCTTCTTCAATG TGGACGGCCACTGCCAACCGCGGAGATCCTCGGTGGTACTCCGTTCCATCAGAGTCCGCAGCGAAGACCAGCAAGAAGTCGAGAGGCTTTGGAAGCGGACGCCCACGGAGCTTATTGGAGAAAAGAG ATGGAAGTTGCAGTTCGAGAAAGACCAGCTGCTCGCCACAGCTCCATCTACGATGCCGTGTACAGGACGTGAACCACTGTCAAGCAAAGCAACCACTGGCGCTGGTGACGGAAAA TGGATCGCGAACACCGCTAAAACGGGCAAGTCACGGCTTCCGGCAGCGACTCTGGCTACAGAGTGTGGCAACTGGCTTCTGCGCTTCCAGCTGCAGTTCGCTGTCATAGTGATGGGTGCCGTGGTGCTATCCGCCTACTACTCGTGGGGGATTGCCAAGTCCAGACATGCACCGGACACGCCGGATTCGGCACATACA CGGATGTCACACAGCGCTGAAGCAAACAAGTCATCGCCGCCGGCAGCGACTGAGGCCACGGAGTGCGCGAGATGGCTCGTGCTCACAGAGCTGCTGTTGACCGTCGCCGTCGTTATGGACGCCTACCTCGCGCTGTGGCTAGTCAAGTCGAAGAAAGCCCCGGATGTACCAGATGCGCCGAGTTTGACGGACAGA AGCTGCTCCAAAACTTCCTTGGCCGCTTCCATCCTTCCAAAAAGGTACAAGCGACTACACGGCTGGCTATCAACATCG TGGGCCACGTACGCCGCCAATACAAGCAAGTCTTGGCTTTCGGCAGCGACTCGGGCCGTGCAGTGCGCCAGGAGGCCCCTGCGTTCGCGACGGCTGTTGGCCGTCGTCGTGATGTGCGCCGTAGTGCCGACCGCCTATCACGAGCTGTGGGTAGCCAAGTCCACGCATGTGCAGGACGCGCCGGACTCTGCACATACA TGGACCACCTACAGCAGTCGGAGCAACCAAGCCATCGCTGCCGGCAGCGGCTCGGGCAGTGGAATGCGCCGGCTGGCGCCTTCTCTCGCAGCTGCTGTTGGTAGTCGTCATTATGATTGGCGCCTGCCTCGGGCTGTGTATACTCAAGTCCAAGCGAGCGCCGGATGTGCCACGTACGCCAAGTTTGACAGACACA GAGCTCTCACTGACCTCCTCCTCTTGTGTGTTCTGGACGCTCGACAGCATGCGAAAAGACATG